One region of Polynucleobacter sp. MWH-Aus1W21 genomic DNA includes:
- the nusB gene encoding transcription antitermination factor NusB has product MSKSIPNPENLVAAKDAKAPAKRSLTPRRRAREYALQGVYQSLVMRRAGSIPNGAAIAKQLSEDPAFRRCQLDLFQGIFDGVLARTDELEAIITPALDRPINELSPVEHAALLIGAYELAADLSVPYKVAINEAVELAKTFGGTDGHKYVNGVLDLLAQKLRTAETQAN; this is encoded by the coding sequence ATGTCTAAATCTATCCCAAACCCAGAAAACTTAGTGGCAGCCAAGGATGCCAAGGCTCCAGCTAAGCGCTCTTTAACTCCGCGTCGTCGTGCTCGTGAATACGCCCTTCAAGGCGTTTATCAAAGTCTGGTGATGCGTCGCGCTGGCAGCATTCCAAATGGCGCAGCTATTGCTAAGCAGCTATCTGAAGATCCCGCATTTCGCCGTTGTCAACTTGATTTGTTTCAAGGCATCTTTGATGGTGTTCTGGCTCGCACAGATGAGCTAGAGGCAATCATCACCCCGGCTCTTGATCGCCCTATTAATGAATTATCCCCCGTAGAACATGCGGCCCTCTTGATTGGAGCATACGAACTAGCAGCAGATCTCTCAGTGCCCTACAAAGTGGCAATCAATGAAGCGGTTGAGCTCGCCAAAACCTTTGGTGGCACAGATGGTCATAAGTATGTCAATGGCGTACTAGATCTACTCGCTCAAAAGCTACGCACTGCAGAAACACAAGCAAACTAA
- the ribH gene encoding 6,7-dimethyl-8-ribityllumazine synthase: MTDSTNDFVGVLEADLNGQDLRIGVVQARFNEDHCVALTNACINELISLGVNQSDIKLVTVPGALEIPFALQKMAETGEFDGLVALGAVIRGETYHFELVSNESAAGITRISIDSGLPIANGVLTCDTDEQAHARVQVKGAECAQAVVEMANLALALTPDIDIEINSSQE, translated from the coding sequence ATGACTGACTCCACCAATGATTTTGTAGGCGTATTAGAGGCCGATTTAAATGGACAAGATCTACGCATAGGCGTTGTACAAGCTCGCTTCAATGAAGATCATTGTGTAGCACTCACAAATGCCTGCATTAATGAATTGATTTCCCTAGGTGTAAATCAATCCGATATCAAGCTCGTCACCGTACCTGGCGCACTAGAGATTCCATTTGCCCTACAAAAAATGGCTGAGACTGGTGAGTTCGATGGCTTAGTTGCTTTAGGAGCTGTTATTCGTGGTGAGACCTATCACTTTGAATTAGTCTCCAATGAATCTGCGGCGGGTATTACTCGCATCTCTATAGACTCTGGCTTACCAATTGCAAACGGCGTCCTCACCTGCGATACCGATGAACAAGCTCATGCACGCGTGCAAGTAAAGGGTGCTGAATGTGCTCAAGCCGTTGTAGAAATGGCTAACTTGGCACTTGCCCTAACACCAGATATTGATATCGAAATCAATTCGAGCCAAGAGTAA